A section of the Sedimentisphaera cyanobacteriorum genome encodes:
- a CDS encoding nucleotidyl transferase AbiEii/AbiGii toxin family protein has product MTSRKAQSIRQQLLNITNERSVDYNLTLIWYALERLLYRLSRSKYSSRFILKGAMLFTVWSGRSFRPTKDIDFLGFGKSSAQDLKNLFTEIIQINDDLNDGLVFLSESLSVQPIREEQEYGGQRITLNALLGNARIRLQIDIGFGDAITPVPEKIQFPTLLEMPAPEILIYNRETVIAEKFHAINVLGLASSRMKDYYDLWILSKQYEFDGNLLAKAIQTTFERRKTSLPEKMPLGLTDEFYKDEIILTRWNAFVRKTELGIVEKRLEAVVERLQLFFDDVIRALATSENFDKKWDKNQWK; this is encoded by the coding sequence GTGACATCCAGAAAAGCTCAGTCCATTCGACAACAACTTCTTAATATCACCAATGAAAGATCTGTCGATTATAACCTCACTCTAATCTGGTATGCCCTGGAACGGCTGCTCTATAGACTTAGCAGGTCTAAGTATTCAAGTCGTTTCATTCTTAAGGGTGCTATGCTTTTTACTGTTTGGTCAGGGAGATCATTCAGACCAACAAAAGATATTGATTTTTTAGGTTTTGGCAAATCTTCAGCGCAAGATCTCAAGAATCTATTTACTGAGATTATTCAAATAAATGACGACTTGAATGACGGCCTTGTGTTTTTAAGTGAAAGCCTTAGTGTACAGCCTATTCGTGAAGAGCAGGAATACGGAGGACAGCGAATTACCCTGAATGCCTTGCTTGGAAATGCCCGTATTCGTTTGCAAATTGATATTGGCTTCGGAGATGCCATAACGCCTGTACCGGAAAAGATTCAGTTTCCCACTCTGTTAGAGATGCCTGCACCAGAAATTCTAATTTATAATAGAGAGACGGTAATTGCAGAAAAATTTCATGCCATAAATGTACTGGGGCTTGCAAGTAGCAGAATGAAAGACTACTACGATCTGTGGATACTATCGAAGCAATATGAGTTCGACGGAAATCTTCTGGCAAAAGCTATCCAGACAACTTTTGAGAGGCGAAAGACATCGTTGCCAGAAAAAATGCCGCTTGGGCTAACAGATGAATTTTACAAGGATGAAATTATTCTTACACGATGGAATGCTTTTGTTAGAAAAACAGAATTGGGCATAGTCGAGAAAAGATTGGAAGCAGTCGTTGAAAGATTACAGCTATTTTTCGATGATGTAATCAGGGCGTTAGCGACAAGCGAAAATTTTGACAAAAAATGGGACAAAAATCAATGGAAATAA
- a CDS encoding type IV toxin-antitoxin system AbiEi family antitoxin domain-containing protein → MNDKEKILKYAAKKGAISPREIESVGISRQKLYRLYREGKLVRVDRGTYSIRNVEPTEWHTYVTVAVAFPKSVICLLSALQFHNLTTQNPHNVWIALDREADRRNPKRSRQPVSIVRFSGDSFSQGIETHSIEGVHVQIYSAAKTVADCFKYRNKIGLEIAIEAMTDCIRKKKATRDRIWQFAKICRVSKVIRPYMEAIT, encoded by the coding sequence ATGAACGACAAAGAAAAAATACTGAAATATGCTGCTAAAAAAGGGGCAATCAGTCCCAGAGAAATCGAGAGTGTGGGTATTTCACGGCAAAAGCTCTATAGACTTTATCGTGAAGGCAAACTGGTTCGAGTAGACCGTGGTACATATTCTATTCGGAATGTTGAGCCGACCGAATGGCATACTTACGTTACTGTAGCAGTGGCTTTCCCTAAATCTGTAATATGTCTGCTTTCCGCACTTCAATTTCATAACCTTACAACACAGAATCCCCATAACGTTTGGATTGCTCTTGACCGAGAAGCGGACAGAAGGAATCCGAAACGCAGTCGCCAGCCGGTTTCGATTGTTCGATTTTCAGGAGATTCTTTTTCACAGGGTATTGAAACTCACAGTATCGAAGGGGTTCACGTTCAAATATACAGTGCAGCGAAAACCGTGGCAGACTGCTTTAAGTATCGCAACAAGATAGGGCTGGAAATAGCAATAGAAGCAATGACTGATTGTATTCGTAAGAAAAAAGCTACGCGAGATCGAATCTGGCAGTTCGCCAAAATATGCAGAGTATCAAAAGTCATCAGACCTTACATGGAGGCAATAACGTGA
- a CDS encoding LptF/LptG family permease — MNKIIHRYLLKDLVKSFLLATAALTLILSLGGLIAPAREYGVSPAQAVRLIIYFIPVTLAFVLPVGAVFAAAVTYGRFAGQNEYNACRAGGISTTSIMLPAVYLGLFVMALNLLLNFYVVPHYIHKAEVNVKANIKQIVFRSIKRKGMYEIEDKDSKTFIIADKVDEEKNILSGVNILRVQDGSADSLITSSLAKVNFSKTDKGNEISVTAYELFQADKSGYSYCAKLPLTTKVGSLIVDNIRFKKLSMLREIEKKPVLFGPVREKADQLIERISTELLAQKTAESAEDDSWIELEGISERLLFRAESCRLDSDLSLEAEGVEVLEYSKGAEVPQNRWKAESAELYAAGSSPEDYWNFSLKSVSPAEGTSSQAVESRTFRHLETPSVIEEIYSSQDSLSAALDSGLVNPSIDVKMLKEELNQRIDETAGEVAIEINYRLVFGIACLFITITGAAFGVIMRSSHVLASFGAGIIPLAVLVVFIMMGKNLTKNIISHTDRSGDSGIVLIWAGLGVVMLIMAFAQRNIHKT, encoded by the coding sequence GTGAATAAAATAATACACAGATACCTGCTGAAAGATTTGGTAAAATCTTTCCTGCTCGCCACAGCCGCTCTTACGCTGATTTTGAGCCTTGGAGGCCTTATTGCGCCTGCGAGGGAATACGGCGTAAGCCCTGCGCAGGCTGTGCGTCTTATCATATACTTCATCCCCGTAACGCTGGCTTTTGTTCTGCCGGTGGGTGCGGTGTTCGCCGCTGCGGTTACATACGGACGTTTTGCCGGCCAGAATGAATACAACGCCTGCCGTGCGGGCGGAATCAGCACAACATCAATAATGCTCCCGGCAGTGTATCTTGGGCTGTTTGTTATGGCTCTGAACCTTCTGCTGAATTTTTACGTTGTCCCCCATTACATACACAAAGCCGAGGTGAACGTAAAGGCAAACATCAAGCAGATCGTATTCAGGAGCATAAAACGCAAGGGGATGTATGAGATTGAGGATAAAGACTCCAAAACATTCATCATAGCAGACAAGGTGGACGAGGAGAAAAATATCCTCTCAGGCGTAAACATTCTCAGGGTGCAGGACGGCTCGGCAGATTCACTAATAACAAGCTCTCTTGCGAAGGTGAATTTCAGCAAAACAGATAAGGGCAATGAGATTTCCGTAACCGCCTATGAGTTGTTTCAGGCGGATAAATCGGGCTACTCCTACTGCGCAAAGCTCCCGCTTACAACAAAAGTGGGGTCTCTGATTGTAGATAACATCAGGTTCAAGAAGCTCAGTATGCTCAGGGAGATAGAGAAAAAACCAGTTCTATTCGGGCCGGTTCGGGAAAAGGCAGACCAGCTTATCGAGAGGATTTCCACTGAGCTGTTAGCACAGAAGACAGCAGAGTCGGCTGAGGATGACAGCTGGATAGAACTTGAAGGAATCAGCGAGAGGCTGCTGTTTAGAGCTGAAAGCTGCCGGCTGGATTCGGATTTGTCGCTTGAGGCAGAAGGCGTGGAAGTGCTGGAGTATTCCAAAGGCGCGGAAGTTCCTCAGAACCGCTGGAAGGCAGAATCAGCCGAGCTCTATGCCGCAGGGAGCAGCCCCGAGGATTACTGGAATTTCTCGCTGAAAAGCGTTTCCCCCGCCGAAGGGACATCCTCTCAGGCAGTAGAATCAAGAACGTTCCGGCATCTGGAAACTCCCTCTGTAATCGAAGAGATATACAGCAGTCAAGACAGCCTCTCAGCTGCTCTTGATTCCGGACTGGTAAACCCTTCCATAGATGTTAAAATGCTCAAAGAAGAGCTCAACCAGAGGATAGACGAAACAGCAGGTGAGGTGGCTATAGAGATAAACTACCGCCTCGTATTCGGGATTGCCTGCCTTTTCATTACGATAACAGGCGCCGCTTTCGGAGTAATTATGCGCAGCAGCCACGTTCTTGCATCCTTCGGAGCTGGGATAATTCCTCTTGCTGTGCTTGTTGTTTTTATAATGATGGGCAAAAATCTCACAAAAAATATAATCTCCCATACAGACCGCTCCGGCGATTCAGGAATCGTTCTTATTTGGGCGGGGCTGGGAGTTGTTATGCTGATAATGGCCTTTGCCCAGAGAAATATACATAAAACTTAG
- a CDS encoding DNA-binding transcriptional regulator produces MRKKKKILLVINRTKSNGRELLRGIIQYGKTKDYLEFTTIDSENSLYLNTRQFEECVIEAANEAQGIIMVELTCLDKVKGLNKPIVHSYVYNSQIEDKYTITTDPVTVSKAAYEHLRTMGNINFAYIGYKDVVWADERRDCFEKNLPADKLPLKFFSYNMPKSTGITSEGLEEIAAWLKTLPIPTGIMACNDNCGADLINACKKANLNVPDDISAVAVDNDDLICDFTSPTLSSIDLDTDSAGYEAAELIDKITETKNIPPKLIRVKPREVIIRQSSDFVAVEDREVAAALRFIRLNSDRSILVQEVCDFSCCSRQYLHRKFMNSLGKSVHKCIKRARVKAISSLLLETTLPVTDIAYRLNFPDSNHISKYFKDYTGLTPKEYRAKYQPLGTENIEGLD; encoded by the coding sequence ATGCGTAAGAAAAAGAAAATACTCTTAGTTATCAACAGAACAAAGAGCAACGGACGAGAGCTCTTGAGGGGTATTATACAGTATGGGAAAACGAAGGATTATCTGGAGTTTACAACAATCGACTCTGAAAACTCGCTCTACCTGAATACCCGACAGTTTGAAGAATGTGTTATAGAGGCCGCAAACGAGGCACAAGGCATCATCATGGTAGAGCTTACGTGTTTGGATAAGGTGAAAGGGCTGAATAAACCCATAGTTCATTCGTATGTTTACAATTCACAGATCGAAGATAAATACACAATTACCACAGACCCTGTTACGGTTAGCAAAGCCGCTTACGAACACCTTCGCACAATGGGCAATATAAACTTTGCGTATATCGGCTACAAAGATGTTGTTTGGGCTGATGAAAGGCGAGATTGCTTCGAGAAAAATCTGCCTGCTGATAAGCTGCCTTTGAAATTCTTCTCTTATAATATGCCCAAAAGCACCGGCATCACCTCCGAAGGACTGGAAGAAATTGCCGCTTGGCTTAAAACTCTGCCAATACCTACAGGCATAATGGCCTGCAACGATAACTGCGGTGCAGATTTAATAAATGCATGCAAAAAAGCCAACTTGAATGTACCGGACGACATATCTGCAGTAGCAGTGGACAATGACGACCTCATCTGCGATTTCACTTCGCCTACGCTTTCAAGCATAGACCTTGATACCGACAGCGCTGGCTATGAAGCCGCTGAGCTGATAGATAAGATCACGGAAACCAAAAATATTCCGCCCAAGTTGATTCGAGTAAAACCGAGAGAAGTGATAATTCGACAGTCTTCGGATTTTGTGGCAGTGGAAGACAGGGAAGTGGCAGCTGCGCTTAGATTTATAAGGCTCAATTCAGACCGCTCCATTCTGGTGCAGGAGGTTTGCGATTTTTCCTGCTGTTCAAGGCAGTATCTGCATAGAAAATTTATGAACTCGCTGGGAAAGTCTGTACACAAATGCATAAAAAGGGCGAGAGTGAAGGCGATTTCCTCACTGCTTCTGGAAACTACCCTGCCGGTTACCGATATCGCATACAGGCTCAACTTCCCGGATTCGAACCATATTTCAAAGTATTTCAAAGATTACACAGGCCTCACCCCAAAAGAATACAGGGCGAAATATCAGCCCCTCGGCACTGAAAACATAGAGGGACTTGATTAG
- a CDS encoding hemolysin family protein yields the protein MEEIGWLAVITAVSAVGSCLFSASSLSFKSFSRRRLLETSKNKDKAEELARNVSENSETLSMTSRFFQLLFNAAAILTIVRFFTVGENNFLSAAELFYCFLISLVVVCTFSIVIPRPLSVYVPEHVIRLMYAPVFLLSQIIKPVIYIFRLNDIVVMRLSGVQNSTEEEQIEEKHDEILDVVEKSVDEGVVDNEEMAMIENILELDETNAIEIITPRTDLVAIEVSTNFEDVVKIIRGAGHSRVPVYENKIDNIVGLIYAKDLLSEFDKNTEDFNLREKVREAYFVPETITLRELLHEFQKKKQHLAVVLDEYGGVAGIVTIEDVLEELVGEIEDEYERKAPASIKPVNENLVELDAQIYVDDLNQDFDIELPEDEDYDTVGGFVFSHLGYIPKPGETFTYRNLLFTVLAAEKRKIKRLRIEKKAEAEAV from the coding sequence TTGGAAGAAATTGGATGGTTAGCCGTAATTACGGCAGTATCGGCGGTCGGGTCTTGTCTTTTTTCAGCCAGTTCTCTGTCGTTCAAGTCTTTTTCGAGAAGGAGGCTCCTGGAAACCTCCAAAAATAAGGATAAGGCTGAGGAGCTTGCGAGAAATGTTTCTGAAAATTCTGAAACTCTCAGTATGACATCGAGATTTTTTCAGCTTCTTTTTAATGCCGCTGCTATACTTACCATTGTCAGATTCTTTACCGTTGGCGAGAACAATTTCTTATCAGCTGCGGAGCTTTTTTATTGTTTTCTGATTTCGCTTGTAGTTGTCTGCACGTTTTCGATAGTAATTCCAAGACCGCTCTCGGTTTATGTGCCTGAGCATGTTATAAGGCTTATGTATGCACCTGTTTTCCTGCTTTCACAGATTATAAAGCCGGTGATTTATATATTCCGGCTTAATGATATCGTGGTTATGCGTCTCTCAGGCGTTCAGAATTCTACCGAGGAAGAGCAGATAGAAGAAAAGCACGACGAGATCCTCGATGTAGTTGAGAAGAGCGTGGACGAGGGAGTTGTGGACAATGAAGAGATGGCAATGATCGAGAATATCCTCGAGCTTGATGAAACAAACGCCATCGAAATCATCACTCCCCGTACGGACCTTGTTGCGATAGAGGTGAGCACGAATTTTGAGGATGTAGTAAAGATAATCCGGGGGGCGGGGCATTCCAGAGTCCCTGTGTATGAGAACAAGATTGATAATATCGTGGGGCTTATATACGCCAAAGACCTCTTGAGCGAATTCGATAAGAATACCGAGGATTTCAACCTCAGAGAAAAGGTTCGTGAGGCGTATTTTGTACCCGAAACAATAACCCTCCGCGAGCTTCTGCACGAATTCCAGAAGAAAAAGCAGCACCTTGCGGTTGTGCTGGATGAGTATGGCGGCGTAGCGGGGATCGTTACGATAGAAGACGTGCTCGAGGAGCTCGTGGGCGAGATTGAGGATGAGTATGAACGAAAAGCGCCCGCCTCTATCAAGCCGGTAAACGAGAATCTCGTGGAGCTGGATGCCCAGATCTACGTGGATGATTTGAACCAGGATTTCGATATCGAGCTTCCCGAAGATGAAGACTACGATACCGTAGGCGGATTTGTGTTCTCGCATCTTGGCTATATCCCCAAGCCCGGGGAAACCTTCACTTACCGCAACCTGCTTTTCACAGTGCTGGCAGCTGAAAAACGCAAAATCAAGCGGCTTCGAATCGAGAAGAAGGCCGAGGCTGAGGCGGTGTAG
- the thiE gene encoding thiamine phosphate synthase: protein MQTSIYRIIDANFNRSREACRVMEEFARFVLCSKPLAARAKQLRHKISSAAAQLDSKKMLAARESDKDPGAGLEVFGQMKRTGGEDVFAAAAKRLPEALRVLAETAQTISPESAGEFEKARFQAYTLEKDIARALNAREKFENVRLYVLLDAAEETGFEKMLSAALKGGADCIQLRAKNQDAAFVYRLACILARRCREAGAVSIVNDRPDIAVSSGADGVHLGLADVPAEVLRDISTRPMVLGLTTHNIPELEDAIKQGADYVGIGPFAQTQTKPGLTPSGLTYIKEAVKHLQGSGVYHTAIGGINAGSIPQLREAGVRCAAVSSAVTKADNPEKAAKELKNLLLL, encoded by the coding sequence ATGCAGACCAGTATTTACAGAATAATAGATGCAAACTTCAACCGCTCACGTGAGGCGTGCAGGGTAATGGAGGAATTTGCAAGGTTCGTTCTCTGCTCGAAACCCCTTGCCGCAAGGGCAAAGCAGCTGCGTCATAAGATTTCTTCAGCAGCCGCTCAGCTCGATTCGAAAAAGATGCTTGCAGCAAGGGAAAGCGATAAAGACCCCGGCGCAGGGCTCGAGGTTTTCGGGCAGATGAAAAGAACCGGTGGGGAAGATGTTTTCGCCGCAGCTGCGAAAAGACTCCCCGAGGCGCTCAGGGTGCTGGCGGAAACTGCCCAAACCATCAGCCCTGAATCTGCGGGGGAGTTTGAGAAGGCAAGATTCCAAGCTTATACGCTCGAGAAGGATATTGCACGCGCCTTGAATGCACGAGAGAAATTCGAAAACGTGCGTCTGTATGTTCTGCTTGATGCCGCAGAAGAGACGGGATTCGAGAAGATGCTCTCAGCCGCCCTCAAAGGCGGTGCAGACTGCATCCAGCTCAGGGCGAAAAATCAGGATGCGGCTTTTGTGTATCGTTTGGCCTGCATTCTTGCCCGCAGGTGCAGAGAGGCGGGGGCAGTGAGCATAGTAAACGACCGCCCTGATATCGCTGTATCCAGCGGTGCAGACGGGGTGCACCTCGGGCTTGCTGACGTGCCCGCTGAGGTTCTTCGGGATATCTCGACAAGGCCGATGGTTCTCGGGCTCACAACGCACAATATCCCCGAGCTCGAAGATGCGATTAAGCAGGGAGCCGATTATGTGGGGATAGGCCCGTTCGCACAAACGCAGACAAAGCCCGGCTTAACCCCCTCGGGATTAACATACATCAAAGAGGCGGTCAAGCATTTACAGGGAAGCGGGGTATATCACACTGCTATTGGCGGAATAAATGCCGGTTCAATACCGCAGCTCAGGGAGGCGGGCGTACGCTGCGCAGCTGTGTCTTCTGCGGTAACAAAGGCTGATAATCCTGAAAAAGCTGCTAAAGAACTGAAAAATCTGCTTCTCTTATAA
- the recO gene encoding DNA repair protein RecO, translating into MPVKDTAVCIRKVDYSDSSLILTLFARDNGKLRLIAKGARKTKGLAGNIEIFTLGEAVFIPAKYAESNLGTLTDFDITEKFHKIRKSWAGLNFSLCAADLLSYFVNEYQPNPELYDGFIDFLNAVSTAGELAAAKKLILFQLDMLELTGNSINISLCSACGRNFDSGWKEAFFSETDVSLYCPDCKDKAREAFPLKPAAVWAILERDPIGSSEDGEMIWYIEKFILKYITCHLGKMPKTVQSLKRHFEKL; encoded by the coding sequence ATGCCGGTAAAAGATACTGCTGTATGCATCCGCAAGGTTGATTATTCCGACAGCTCGCTGATACTTACGCTTTTCGCAAGAGATAACGGAAAGCTCCGGCTGATCGCCAAAGGTGCGAGAAAGACAAAAGGCCTAGCGGGTAATATAGAGATCTTCACATTAGGCGAGGCTGTCTTTATTCCGGCTAAATATGCAGAATCAAACCTCGGAACGCTTACAGACTTTGATATAACCGAAAAATTCCATAAGATACGCAAAAGCTGGGCGGGACTGAATTTTTCACTCTGCGCAGCAGACCTTCTGTCTTATTTTGTAAACGAATATCAGCCCAATCCTGAGCTTTATGACGGATTCATTGATTTCCTGAATGCTGTCTCAACTGCAGGCGAGCTCGCTGCTGCAAAAAAACTGATCCTCTTCCAGCTCGATATGCTTGAGCTTACCGGAAATTCGATCAATATATCGCTGTGCAGCGCATGCGGGAGGAATTTCGATTCAGGCTGGAAGGAAGCATTTTTTTCTGAAACAGATGTTTCGCTGTACTGCCCGGACTGCAAAGACAAGGCCCGAGAGGCTTTTCCGCTCAAGCCTGCAGCTGTTTGGGCGATTCTCGAAAGAGATCCTATCGGCAGCTCTGAGGACGGGGAGATGATATGGTATATCGAAAAGTTTATACTCAAATATATCACCTGCCATCTCGGGAAGATGCCCAAAACCGTGCAGAGCCTGAAAAGACATTTCGAAAAGCTCTGA
- a CDS encoding DUF6933 domain-containing protein — translation MKGKFMFALHCTKKAQDRLKVKPVSALPEPTTRLGNWYCNEFTTSRRKYLIFVNVRTLLPIVVSVKGLKTSRDILELFKQRLFKAFLLLQLPEEKFMPELVEMDEAVFAKTSNRSIVGSMNDIIAQAKFSSDYHEIDVDSPAMFESLSQIPLKANGYKRSTELVAELLRP, via the coding sequence TTGAAAGGTAAATTCATGTTCGCATTACACTGCACAAAAAAGGCACAGGATCGCCTGAAGGTTAAACCGGTTAGTGCCTTGCCCGAGCCAACCACCCGATTGGGGAATTGGTATTGTAATGAATTTACCACATCCAGGCGAAAATACCTGATCTTCGTCAATGTACGCACATTGCTGCCAATTGTGGTTTCAGTTAAAGGATTGAAAACAAGCAGGGATATTCTTGAACTTTTCAAGCAACGGTTGTTCAAAGCATTTCTTCTTCTACAATTGCCGGAAGAAAAATTTATGCCAGAGCTTGTGGAGATGGATGAAGCGGTCTTCGCAAAAACGTCTAACCGAAGCATTGTTGGTTCAATGAACGATATTATAGCACAGGCCAAATTCTCATCTGATTACCATGAAATTGATGTGGATAGTCCGGCGATGTTTGAGAGCCTTTCGCAAATACCGTTAAAAGCCAATGGCTACAAGCGTTCAACCGAGTTGGTGGCTGAATTGCTACGACCTTAA
- a CDS encoding IS5 family transposase: protein MKAKNNKAGLLFQQPLKPLVNPDHSLVQLSEVVNWSRFEEKFGSLYSPDSGRPAKPIRLMVGLQYLKYTFNLSDEAIVAGWVENPYWQYFCGERYFQHEPPIDPTSMTKWRNKVKSDGLEELLEETIKAGLKLKVIKKNDFNKLVADTTVQQKNITYPTDAKLCHKLRIKLVDLAKASKLQLRQSYERVGKRAYVMQGRYRRARQFKRAKKEVKKLRNYLRRITKEVERNIAGNEQLRIIFDTLLQAAKKLLAQTKKSKNKLYSIHEPHVCCIGKGKSHKKYEFGNKVGIVTTAKNNFIVGALGFEGNPYDGHTLRANLKQTMNLIGREKLGDVYVDGGYKKHGCEDIGNVEIVEKGWRKKKRSIKRWIKRRSSIEPTIGHLKEDNRLGRNFLKGVEGDKMNALGSAFGYNMRKLLKKFTFAYIFMLKIIEFYRNLAMKSKLKTRLA, encoded by the coding sequence ATGAAGGCAAAAAACAATAAAGCAGGCTTACTCTTTCAGCAGCCATTAAAACCTCTTGTAAATCCTGATCACTCTTTAGTCCAACTCTCAGAGGTTGTCAACTGGTCTCGCTTTGAAGAAAAGTTTGGCAGTTTATACAGTCCTGATTCAGGCAGGCCGGCCAAGCCGATTCGCCTGATGGTCGGCCTTCAGTATCTCAAGTACACTTTCAATCTCAGCGATGAAGCAATCGTTGCCGGCTGGGTTGAGAATCCTTACTGGCAGTATTTCTGCGGCGAAAGATACTTCCAGCACGAGCCTCCTATTGATCCAACCAGTATGACTAAGTGGCGTAATAAGGTAAAATCTGATGGTCTTGAAGAGCTGCTCGAAGAAACTATCAAAGCCGGCTTGAAGCTTAAGGTTATCAAAAAGAACGATTTCAACAAGCTCGTTGCAGATACAACCGTTCAGCAGAAGAACATCACTTATCCGACCGACGCAAAACTCTGCCACAAACTGCGCATTAAGCTTGTAGATCTTGCAAAAGCATCAAAACTCCAACTTCGCCAAAGCTACGAAAGGGTTGGGAAAAGGGCGTATGTAATGCAGGGCAGGTATCGACGTGCAAGACAGTTCAAAAGAGCTAAAAAAGAAGTGAAGAAATTAAGGAACTACCTGCGGCGAATTACGAAAGAGGTCGAGCGGAATATAGCAGGCAATGAGCAGTTAAGAATAATTTTTGATACATTGCTTCAAGCCGCTAAGAAGCTTTTAGCCCAGACAAAGAAAAGCAAAAATAAACTCTACAGTATTCACGAACCTCACGTCTGCTGCATTGGGAAAGGCAAAAGCCACAAGAAATATGAGTTTGGAAATAAGGTTGGAATTGTAACTACTGCCAAGAATAATTTTATCGTAGGAGCGTTGGGCTTTGAAGGAAACCCTTATGATGGCCATACTCTTCGGGCTAATCTGAAGCAGACAATGAATTTAATCGGGAGAGAAAAGCTTGGAGATGTTTATGTTGATGGAGGATACAAGAAACACGGCTGCGAGGATATTGGAAATGTTGAAATTGTAGAAAAGGGCTGGCGAAAAAAGAAACGAAGTATCAAGAGGTGGATTAAGAGAAGATCGAGCATAGAACCAACGATAGGCCACCTCAAAGAAGACAACAGGTTGGGAAGAAACTTCTTGAAAGGTGTAGAAGGGGACAAAATGAACGCCCTCGGCAGCGCTTTTGGGTACAATATGCGTAAACTTCTAAAGAAGTTTACTTTTGCCTATATTTTTATGCTTAAAATTATTGAATTTTACAGAAATTTGGCAATGAAAAGCAAATTAAAGACTCGATTAGCCTGA